A part of Thermotoga petrophila RKU-1 genomic DNA contains:
- the cas2 gene encoding CRISPR-associated endonuclease Cas2 produces MILVRVILVYDISTETKEGVKRLNRVRKIARRYLDHVQKSVFEGELTEGEIEKLKFELQCIIDNDEDFVIIYKMPPSIMIERDILTNTNDPTSNFI; encoded by the coding sequence GTGATACTAGTGAGAGTTATTCTGGTTTACGACATTTCTACTGAGACAAAAGAAGGAGTGAAACGATTAAACAGAGTAAGGAAGATAGCAAGGAGATATCTTGACCATGTTCAAAAATCGGTTTTTGAAGGAGAACTAACGGAGGGAGAAATCGAGAAACTAAAATTTGAACTACAATGCATCATTGATAATGACGAAGACTTTGTGATAATTTACAAAATGCCACCTTCTATTATGATAGAAAGAGACATTCTAACCAATACGAACGATCCAACATCGAATTTCATTTAG
- the cas1b gene encoding type I-B CRISPR-associated endonuclease Cas1b, translating into MGRNYYVFSSGRIRRRENSILIEYQDRDGKQQKRFIPVENVDQIFFLGEVDLNSKFLDFAAKNNIVLHFFNYYGYYTGSFYPREKFLSGELLVRQVEHYLDNEKRLSLARKFVEGAIHNFKRNIEKRGFDIVSKISEYQERIKHVATIPELMSCEAHARKLYYSTWEDITDWPFEERSMQPPLNELNALISFGNSLTYSVVLKELYHTHLNPTVSYLHEPGTKRFSLALDISEIFKPIFVDRIIFKLINLGKIKRENHFLQESNGVFLNDEGRRIFVEEFENMLQQTVLHRKLKRKVKYQSFIRLEAYKIIKHLLGEDEYKPFKVWW; encoded by the coding sequence ATGGGAAGAAACTATTATGTTTTTTCCTCTGGAAGAATACGAAGGCGAGAAAATAGTATCTTAATAGAATATCAGGATAGAGATGGGAAACAGCAAAAAAGGTTCATTCCGGTAGAAAACGTTGATCAGATATTTTTCTTAGGTGAGGTTGATTTGAATTCAAAATTTCTGGATTTTGCTGCAAAAAACAATATTGTTCTCCATTTTTTCAATTATTATGGATATTACACCGGCTCTTTTTATCCAAGGGAAAAATTTCTCTCAGGAGAACTTTTGGTAAGACAGGTGGAACACTATCTGGATAATGAGAAAAGGTTGAGTTTGGCGAGAAAGTTTGTAGAAGGAGCAATCCATAACTTCAAACGAAACATCGAAAAAAGAGGATTCGATATTGTCAGTAAGATATCCGAATATCAGGAAAGAATAAAGCACGTAGCGACTATCCCGGAGCTCATGAGTTGTGAAGCGCACGCCAGAAAGCTCTATTACTCTACCTGGGAAGATATAACAGACTGGCCGTTTGAAGAAAGAAGCATGCAACCGCCTTTGAATGAACTGAATGCTCTTATTTCCTTTGGAAACTCTCTTACCTATTCCGTTGTTCTGAAGGAACTTTATCATACACATTTGAATCCTACCGTTAGTTATCTTCATGAACCGGGTACCAAAAGGTTTTCGCTTGCTTTGGACATATCGGAGATATTTAAACCTATTTTTGTTGATAGGATAATATTCAAACTCATAAATCTTGGCAAGATTAAACGTGAAAATCATTTCCTTCAGGAATCCAATGGAGTGTTTTTAAACGATGAAGGACGAAGAATATTTGTGGAGGAATTCGAAAATATGCTTCAACAAACAGTTCTTCATAGAAAGCTGAAGAGAAAGGTTAAATATCAGTCTTTCATAAGATTGGAGGCTTATAAAATAATCAAACATCTGCTCGGAGAAGATGAGTACAAGCCTTTCAAGGTTTGGTGGTAG
- the cas4 gene encoding CRISPR-associated protein Cas4, with amino-acid sequence MEEFDMLNVSGTMVSYYFTCKRKLWLFAKNIDMEQSQPTTDLIIGKLLNFERFKRERHKEVEIEDCVIDFLTFRGEIIVHETKKSKKFEEAHVWQTKYYMFVLRKYGLNVNHGVIHYPKLMRKLEVNFEDGDEEKIQNALIEIKQMVSSKIPPPVLNRSFCKKCSYYELCYV; translated from the coding sequence TTGGAAGAGTTTGATATGCTCAACGTTTCTGGTACCATGGTTTCCTATTATTTCACATGTAAACGAAAACTCTGGCTTTTTGCCAAAAACATTGATATGGAACAATCACAGCCGACAACTGATCTCATAATCGGGAAACTTTTGAATTTTGAAAGGTTCAAACGGGAAAGACATAAGGAGGTAGAGATTGAGGACTGTGTGATAGATTTCCTCACTTTCCGCGGGGAGATAATAGTTCACGAGACCAAAAAGAGCAAGAAGTTTGAGGAAGCACATGTTTGGCAGACAAAATACTACATGTTCGTTTTGAGAAAGTACGGATTGAATGTTAACCACGGTGTCATTCATTATCCAAAGTTAATGAGGAAATTAGAAGTAAATTTTGAAGATGGGGATGAAGAGAAGATACAAAACGCTTTAATAGAAATAAAGCAAATGGTGAGTAGCAAGATACCTCCACCTGTGCTGAACAGATCTTTTTGTAAAAAATGTTCGTATTACGAACTGTGTTATGTGTAG
- a CDS encoding CRISPR-associated helicase/endonuclease Cas3: MSKILAKSNGVTLREHVLDLLEVLENLQIDSGVRELAGKAILYHDLGKVIYAFQKKVGGDVPEDGIPDIPHSFLSIAFIPENTLRELGEGLSRIFLSAVLYHHWRETYLDYLFGRKKESVCKAYERLLEVGDEIVWLLREEMGDLCEIELNKPLCEYLSHNSIIDSGLVFPPHLISLLPSIILKELNIRDENYKRYIITSGTVMRADRFASYVETAGNKELLKKADKRLERDQLETVRRYLERISNKVWQLDLLKDCRGENIVLVAPTGAGKTEFALMWSKGKTLFTLPLQSATNMMYERVKNYFGEENVGLLHSDAAVYLFFSSFLKNNFEDREGEVLQIVEQSRFFSHPFVISTGDQVFPSALKYPGYEMIYSILANSYLVIDEIQAYSPEAAAIIVKTAEDVKQLGGHFLIMTATLPGFIRDEILKRAELEEKNIKDVYEDIPQGRLLRNLVKVEKSLDPVEKAVEFFKKGCRVLIVRNTVRNAIETYRQLVEKLGKEDVLLIHSRMTLEDRRRIEEILESYRPGAKGRNIILVSTQVVEASMDIDFDILLTDIAPADSLVQRMGRIFRKREWTEEFPNTFIYADSNEKKRKELIAGVYSEDVVSATLNALEGMFDIEKPFKLDELSKRKWVEETYQALSQGSNYLKKFRETLDVLDSGYSSEKKHEAHRIFRRVVSMSIVPENLKEDLKRELKSVSDYFDFRRVTAKYLVDVPLHHIKSGALEPLEVESENEQVLKWASALYVLKGSRYEKGLGIFLEE; encoded by the coding sequence ATGTCCAAAATTCTTGCCAAGAGCAACGGTGTTACTCTCAGAGAGCACGTACTGGATTTATTGGAAGTACTGGAGAATCTTCAGATAGATTCTGGAGTAAGAGAACTTGCTGGGAAAGCTATCCTTTATCATGATTTGGGTAAAGTAATATACGCGTTTCAAAAAAAAGTTGGAGGAGATGTCCCGGAAGATGGTATTCCCGACATTCCGCACAGCTTTCTGAGTATAGCATTTATCCCGGAGAATACTCTCAGAGAACTCGGTGAAGGACTTTCTCGCATTTTTCTTTCAGCGGTTCTTTACCATCATTGGCGAGAAACCTATCTTGACTATCTGTTTGGAAGAAAAAAAGAAAGTGTTTGTAAAGCTTACGAAAGACTTCTTGAAGTAGGTGATGAGATAGTTTGGCTTCTCAGAGAAGAAATGGGAGATCTCTGTGAAATTGAATTGAACAAACCGCTGTGTGAATACTTATCACATAACTCGATAATTGACAGTGGCTTAGTATTCCCTCCTCATTTGATTTCTCTGCTTCCGAGTATCATCCTTAAAGAACTGAATATAAGAGATGAAAATTACAAGCGTTACATAATCACCTCTGGGACAGTCATGCGAGCCGATAGATTCGCATCTTACGTGGAAACGGCTGGAAATAAGGAGCTTCTCAAGAAAGCAGATAAAAGACTGGAAAGAGATCAGCTTGAGACTGTTCGAAGATATCTGGAGAGAATATCCAACAAAGTATGGCAACTGGATCTTCTGAAAGATTGTCGAGGAGAAAATATTGTACTTGTGGCGCCGACCGGAGCCGGAAAGACAGAATTTGCCCTGATGTGGAGCAAAGGAAAAACCTTGTTCACTCTTCCTCTTCAGAGCGCAACGAACATGATGTACGAAAGAGTTAAGAATTATTTTGGTGAAGAAAACGTCGGTCTTCTACATTCCGATGCTGCTGTTTATCTGTTTTTCTCCAGTTTTCTGAAAAACAACTTTGAGGACAGAGAAGGAGAAGTGCTTCAGATAGTGGAACAATCAAGATTCTTTTCTCATCCTTTCGTAATATCGACGGGGGATCAAGTCTTTCCTTCTGCTTTGAAATATCCGGGATACGAGATGATCTATTCAATCCTGGCTAATTCCTATCTTGTGATAGACGAAATACAGGCCTATTCTCCCGAAGCTGCAGCGATAATTGTCAAGACAGCTGAGGATGTGAAACAACTCGGAGGACATTTTTTGATAATGACAGCTACACTGCCTGGATTCATCAGGGATGAGATCTTAAAAAGAGCCGAGCTAGAGGAAAAGAATATAAAAGATGTTTACGAAGACATTCCTCAGGGAAGATTACTACGGAATTTGGTTAAAGTTGAAAAAAGCTTGGATCCCGTGGAAAAAGCTGTTGAATTTTTCAAAAAAGGATGTAGGGTTTTGATAGTAAGAAACACAGTGCGGAATGCGATTGAAACTTATCGGCAACTTGTAGAGAAACTGGGAAAAGAGGATGTTCTACTGATACATTCCCGGATGACTCTGGAGGATCGAAGAAGAATAGAGGAGATTTTGGAAAGTTACCGCCCAGGAGCGAAGGGAAGAAACATTATTCTCGTATCAACACAGGTTGTGGAGGCTTCAATGGACATTGATTTTGATATTCTGCTTACAGATATAGCACCAGCGGATTCTCTGGTGCAGAGGATGGGAAGAATCTTCAGAAAAAGGGAGTGGACTGAAGAATTTCCGAATACTTTCATATACGCTGATAGCAATGAGAAAAAGCGAAAGGAGCTTATCGCCGGGGTTTACAGTGAAGATGTTGTATCTGCAACTTTGAACGCGTTAGAAGGCATGTTTGACATAGAAAAACCATTTAAGCTGGATGAGCTATCAAAAAGAAAATGGGTGGAAGAGACCTATCAGGCACTTTCTCAAGGAAGCAACTATTTAAAGAAATTTCGGGAGACTCTTGATGTTCTCGATAGCGGTTATTCCTCAGAAAAGAAGCATGAAGCCCACAGGATTTTCAGAAGGGTAGTATCCATGAGCATTGTTCCGGAAAATTTGAAAGAAGATCTTAAGCGGGAGCTGAAGAGTGTATCGGATTACTTTGACTTCAGGCGAGTTACTGCAAAATATCTTGTTGATGTTCCGCTCCACCACATAAAAAGTGGAGCTTTAGAGCCTTTGGAGGTAGAATCCGAGAATGAACAAGTATTGAAATGGGCAAGCGCGCTTTATGTGTTGAAGGGTAGCAGGTACGAAAAAGGTCTGGGAATTTTCCTGGAGGAATGA
- the cas5b gene encoding type I-B CRISPR-associated protein Cas5b produces MKLLRIEVKASTAHFAIPFFIFERKTFPIPMYSTAIGLICNILSDESKIESFLNSEFSMAIVGNHEGVVEEYTWLRNLEKGSHVKKFKSLRNREINHEIEHPGGQMPTRIQTLVNPRVDLFVKAKEDVLEMIKQSLENPGYISRIHLGRSEDTVDEINYELVNCEKKKVFSTGGYTWIPSPEFADEVCDNYNELYQEIIGASYKVSSIYTIQNNKRIFDFIPAKLYYGSIPMIHFDVPEILSWNNIPIFLAKIRKSDRGG; encoded by the coding sequence ATGAAATTGTTAAGAATAGAAGTTAAAGCGTCAACCGCTCATTTTGCTATTCCTTTCTTCATATTTGAAAGAAAAACCTTTCCCATACCGATGTATTCCACCGCAATAGGTCTCATCTGCAACATCCTCAGTGATGAGTCAAAAATAGAGTCCTTCTTGAACTCAGAATTCTCTATGGCTATCGTGGGAAACCACGAAGGAGTAGTGGAAGAGTACACCTGGCTCAGGAACTTGGAAAAAGGCTCTCACGTCAAAAAATTCAAGAGTTTAAGAAACAGGGAAATAAACCATGAAATAGAACATCCTGGAGGGCAGATGCCGACGAGAATCCAGACTCTTGTAAATCCAAGGGTTGATTTGTTCGTCAAAGCGAAAGAAGATGTCCTTGAAATGATAAAACAGTCTTTGGAAAATCCTGGGTACATTTCAAGGATACATCTTGGAAGATCTGAAGACACGGTTGATGAAATAAATTATGAACTCGTAAACTGTGAAAAGAAAAAGGTTTTCAGCACGGGTGGTTACACATGGATACCTTCTCCAGAATTCGCTGACGAGGTGTGTGATAACTATAACGAGCTGTATCAAGAGATTATAGGAGCGTCTTACAAGGTGTCTTCCATTTACACTATTCAGAACAACAAAAGAATTTTTGATTTTATTCCAGCAAAGCTTTATTATGGATCTATTCCGATGATCCATTTCGATGTTCCTGAAATACTTTCCTGGAACAACATACCCATTTTCCTCGCAAAGATCAGGAAGTCGGATAGAGGGGGATGA
- the cas7i gene encoding type I-B CRISPR-associated protein Cas7/Cst2/DevR, whose translation MNEVKAITATVVFEACAVNRDENIANNVQSLKKLRREDGVYTFFSRSSMRHHIFNALVRKHGWKPAEVTTKGGVIQFNIEEESILTSEELDFFGYLSTGDVSISRKAPVGLTKAVSMEKWEGDMAFYANHDLVQRARERGEEANPNPFSKEEHFSFYKYSVVVDLENIGKDVVFTTDNEKEKLKKLFGVDMEKDEYPLPKGKILVKKSEKAYKISVLLDEKEKQRRLEQFFDVIINGFEIHSSTESWSVSPVFIVMATTKLPVTLFNPYVRLDGGKIDVETISQIAEENTNVKDYRIWGMPSILKGSSEKLCAGLNELNKWLREVIGGEENP comes from the coding sequence ATGAATGAGGTGAAGGCAATAACCGCTACAGTGGTTTTTGAGGCCTGCGCTGTGAATAGAGATGAAAATATAGCAAACAACGTTCAATCTTTGAAGAAGCTCCGGAGAGAAGATGGGGTTTACACTTTCTTTTCTCGTTCCAGCATGAGGCATCATATTTTCAATGCTCTTGTCAGAAAACATGGTTGGAAACCGGCTGAAGTTACCACAAAAGGAGGTGTTATTCAGTTCAATATCGAAGAAGAAAGTATCTTAACGTCTGAGGAACTGGACTTCTTCGGATATCTCAGTACTGGAGATGTTTCTATTTCAAGAAAAGCACCCGTTGGTCTGACAAAAGCGGTGTCTATGGAAAAATGGGAAGGAGACATGGCGTTCTACGCAAACCATGATTTGGTTCAAAGAGCCCGTGAGAGAGGAGAAGAAGCAAATCCCAACCCATTTTCAAAGGAGGAGCATTTTTCCTTTTACAAATACTCCGTTGTAGTAGATCTTGAAAACATTGGTAAGGATGTGGTTTTCACTACTGACAATGAGAAGGAAAAGTTGAAAAAATTGTTTGGTGTGGATATGGAGAAAGATGAATATCCACTTCCAAAAGGAAAGATACTGGTTAAGAAATCTGAAAAAGCTTATAAAATTTCTGTGCTTCTTGATGAAAAAGAAAAACAAAGGCGTTTAGAACAATTCTTTGATGTGATAATAAACGGCTTTGAAATACATTCCTCCACAGAAAGCTGGAGTGTATCACCTGTATTCATAGTCATGGCAACCACCAAACTACCCGTAACACTTTTCAATCCTTACGTGAGACTTGACGGGGGAAAGATAGATGTTGAAACAATATCCCAGATAGCGGAAGAAAACACAAATGTTAAAGATTACAGGATATGGGGAATGCCTTCTATCCTGAAAGGAAGCTCAGAAAAATTGTGTGCAGGATTAAATGAGCTGAATAAATGGTTGCGTGAAGTCATCGGAGGCGAAGAAAACCCATGA
- the cas8a1 gene encoding type I-B CRISPR-associated protein Cas8b1/Cst1 yields the protein MAIVIYPQSWLHNANVYGFLKVINEKSKEGKISFGVMDILKDDGTVILLDEMLDEMYENDNLEGVTFPRLFVFMMEEIVKREGSIEKAYNYFKGNIGYYENYIANVSLTNKEIDELLPLVSNEQQREILLQVKEKKIKIPQIKKKSKELLSKFDDRDLEELRNFLLQSEKEKFRVYLSEIIRSIFRKPDLSGSERCFLCGNPLRLSENTSIRQRKQFSRILFKEFSSSEGEFPNSFWNINNEYHLCDLCSQFALFRHFVFPKNSKKEIFVNVPSFKAIWYLNEAIKAYKDLNIELSVSRAVAEVHMKLQRLLGVWERQNIEIVNYDGKSYSVYYVPQRTVDLLLNTRISSILNSINSIKIFETVIYPERLNKLIEVEYFLLKYFLNPGDDSKIKEYIEVFDPKKKRYYAWMIPELFQEVRNTLGVETVVPVWKMRELGREVSQLFERTRYRLLELIRLAKKDEVYHLLLKTYMANKKPFPEELNRVFSENDENFKNLMFAYVSGIISGGEENE from the coding sequence GTGGCGATAGTCATATATCCACAGAGTTGGCTTCACAACGCCAATGTCTATGGTTTTTTGAAAGTTATAAACGAAAAATCAAAAGAGGGAAAGATTTCTTTCGGAGTTATGGACATTCTCAAGGATGATGGAACGGTTATCTTGTTGGATGAAATGTTGGATGAGATGTACGAAAATGACAATCTTGAAGGAGTAACTTTCCCTCGGCTGTTTGTTTTTATGATGGAAGAAATAGTAAAGAGAGAGGGAAGTATAGAAAAAGCATACAATTACTTTAAAGGTAATATCGGATATTATGAAAATTATATAGCAAATGTTAGCCTTACAAATAAGGAGATTGACGAGCTTTTGCCACTAGTTAGCAATGAACAACAAAGAGAGATTTTATTACAAGTTAAAGAGAAAAAAATTAAGATACCACAGATCAAAAAGAAATCCAAGGAACTTCTGTCGAAGTTTGATGATAGAGATCTTGAGGAGCTTAGGAACTTCTTACTACAGTCTGAAAAAGAAAAATTCAGAGTTTATCTATCAGAAATTATTCGTTCCATATTCAGAAAACCAGATTTGTCTGGCTCAGAAAGATGCTTCCTTTGCGGAAATCCTTTGAGATTAAGCGAGAACACATCTATTCGTCAAAGGAAACAATTTTCAAGAATTCTTTTCAAAGAATTTTCATCCTCAGAAGGAGAGTTCCCAAATTCATTTTGGAATATAAACAATGAATACCACTTATGTGATCTATGTTCTCAATTTGCTTTGTTTAGACACTTTGTCTTTCCAAAAAATAGTAAGAAAGAAATCTTTGTAAATGTTCCTTCTTTTAAAGCCATATGGTACTTGAACGAGGCAATAAAAGCTTACAAGGATCTGAATATAGAACTTTCAGTTTCCAGAGCGGTAGCAGAAGTTCATATGAAACTTCAGAGACTTTTAGGTGTTTGGGAGAGACAAAACATAGAAATTGTGAACTACGATGGTAAATCTTATAGTGTATACTATGTACCTCAAAGGACCGTAGATCTTCTGCTGAACACAAGGATATCTTCTATCCTGAACTCCATAAACAGCATCAAGATTTTTGAAACAGTCATCTATCCAGAAAGACTAAACAAACTAATCGAAGTTGAGTATTTCCTGCTAAAGTACTTCCTCAATCCAGGGGACGATTCCAAAATAAAAGAGTACATAGAAGTATTCGATCCCAAGAAAAAGAGATATTATGCTTGGATGATACCTGAACTTTTTCAGGAAGTACGAAATACTTTGGGGGTGGAAACGGTGGTTCCTGTCTGGAAAATGAGAGAGCTTGGAAGAGAAGTTTCCCAGCTTTTTGAGCGCACCAGATACAGACTTTTAGAGTTAATAAGGCTTGCAAAAAAGGATGAGGTATATCATTTGCTCTTGAAAACTTATATGGCGAACAAGAAACCATTCCCCGAAGAGCTGAATAGGGTTTTCTCAGAAAACGACGAGAACTTCAAAAATTTGATGTTTGCTTACGTGAGTGGAATAATAAGTGGAGGTGAAGAGAATGAATGA
- the cas6 gene encoding CRISPR-associated endoribonuclease Cas6, producing the protein MRIFFRIFFKDNSQEVFPVDYRRIFMSVLKRVYEGTPFEEIVLSHDRIPKPYVFSVGFRRIKEISGDSIMFESPVFFNFSSSIPQMIGYLYNHIDRIKSFFKGTEILVDLPIPKMITSEKVNFKILGSAVLTRSEKDRYYLNPEDDDFEEALNHSLKVRLDLLKDIFEKFGVKAPGFKPVNIVSKDLKKVPVKHYGGVLEAFSGTITLSGNLNILNFLYENGLGVRTGQGFGMLKVVKEWR; encoded by the coding sequence ATGAGGATATTCTTCAGGATCTTTTTTAAAGATAACTCCCAAGAGGTTTTTCCGGTTGACTACAGGCGTATTTTCATGTCCGTGTTGAAGCGGGTCTATGAAGGAACTCCGTTTGAGGAAATAGTGCTGTCCCATGATAGAATTCCAAAGCCGTATGTTTTCAGCGTTGGATTCAGGAGAATAAAGGAAATCTCAGGAGACTCCATTATGTTTGAGTCTCCTGTTTTTTTTAATTTCTCTTCGTCTATTCCACAGATGATAGGCTATTTGTACAACCATATTGATCGTATCAAATCATTCTTCAAAGGCACGGAAATATTAGTGGATCTTCCTATACCCAAGATGATAACTTCCGAGAAGGTAAATTTTAAGATACTTGGAAGTGCTGTTCTAACCCGATCAGAAAAAGATAGGTACTATTTAAATCCCGAAGATGATGATTTTGAAGAGGCTTTAAACCACTCCCTGAAAGTTCGTCTTGATCTTTTGAAAGACATTTTCGAAAAATTTGGTGTTAAAGCACCTGGCTTCAAACCTGTGAACATTGTGAGCAAAGATCTCAAGAAAGTTCCTGTCAAGCATTATGGAGGAGTTCTAGAGGCATTCTCTGGCACGATAACGCTCTCTGGAAACCTTAATATCTTGAATTTTCTCTACGAAAACGGGTTAGGAGTGAGGACAGGTCAGGGATTTGGAATGCTCAAGGTGGTGAAAGAGTGGCGATAG
- a CDS encoding J domain-containing protein → MNPYEVLGVPPGASKEEIEKAYRELVKKYHPDRYKDHPLRDLAEEKMKQINEAYAVLMSGEFSETPRQENVFNTFYSMGYRYRGNDDCRDILACLGCAWCTDTCCEACGGDCIPCM, encoded by the coding sequence GTGAATCCCTACGAAGTTCTTGGTGTTCCACCCGGTGCTTCAAAAGAAGAGATAGAGAAAGCTTACAGAGAGCTGGTGAAAAAGTACCATCCAGACCGATACAAGGATCATCCTCTCAGGGATCTTGCGGAAGAAAAAATGAAGCAGATCAACGAAGCGTACGCTGTATTGATGAGTGGTGAGTTTTCAGAAACGCCCAGGCAGGAAAATGTGTTTAACACGTTCTATTCCATGGGATACAGATACAGAGGGAACGACGACTGCCGTGACATACTTGCATGTCTTGGGTGTGCGTGGTGTACAGATACCTGCTGTGAAGCGTGCGGGGGGGACTGCATCCCTTGCATGTGA
- a CDS encoding DUF5685 family protein, with amino-acid sequence MFGYIKPLKCELKVKEYEEFRRYYCGVCKALKKYSIIPRFLLTYEAASLGLLLSSLNNSDLKRKRELCIFTLKKVDFYSSSEIDEVARIFVALLREKLKDNYIDRKNPVYLFASAFLKKDPEISRLFENFYEMERKEQDFEILAEKQGKIVGTILSKMVKEETQRKILYYLGLSLGKWLYIIDALDDFEKDKRKNVFNPLVKKYNGDLEKARSELRPQLKKCIDEMWKAYDLLDIKRNKTILDNIVYLGIPFITENVLIGKTCNLNHSTIL; translated from the coding sequence ATGTTTGGATATATCAAACCCTTGAAGTGCGAACTGAAAGTGAAGGAGTACGAAGAATTTAGAAGGTACTACTGCGGTGTCTGCAAAGCTTTGAAAAAGTATTCAATCATTCCGCGTTTCCTCCTCACCTACGAAGCCGCATCACTTGGACTTCTTCTTTCAAGTCTGAACAACAGCGATTTGAAAAGAAAAAGAGAACTCTGCATCTTCACCCTCAAAAAGGTGGATTTTTACTCCTCGAGTGAAATAGACGAAGTGGCTCGTATCTTCGTTGCTCTCCTCCGTGAAAAGTTGAAAGACAACTACATAGACAGAAAAAATCCTGTTTATCTATTTGCGAGCGCTTTTTTGAAGAAAGATCCCGAAATATCCAGACTTTTTGAGAACTTCTACGAAATGGAAAGAAAGGAACAAGATTTCGAAATCCTCGCAGAAAAACAGGGCAAAATAGTTGGAACAATCCTCAGCAAAATGGTTAAGGAAGAAACCCAGAGAAAAATTCTTTACTACCTTGGTCTGTCCCTTGGAAAATGGCTCTACATCATAGACGCACTGGATGACTTTGAAAAGGATAAGAGAAAAAACGTGTTCAACCCGCTCGTCAAGAAATACAACGGTGACCTTGAAAAGGCGCGATCCGAACTGAGACCCCAACTGAAGAAATGTATTGATGAAATGTGGAAGGCTTACGACCTTCTCGATATAAAGAGGAACAAGACTATACTTGATAACATCGTATACCTTGGGATACCATTCATCACAGAAAACGTTTTGATAGGCAAAACCTGTAACTTAAATCACTCAACGATCCTGTAG
- the csm5 gene encoding type III-A CRISPR-associated RAMP protein Csm5 — translation MKVTLKTLTPLHIGSGEKYPPCNLVVLKEEDNKKTAVRLNTRKFLEVLRKRPQITKELSKTLTLKEVENVEDGVFYEVSLYSDFSSGKRNPEIPEVVHHPDGSVYIPGSSLKGAVKLALTWHVLRNNRNLLEEFRKRVQEDIKNHKKNHKRTFYGTNEFLNGLFRFDPRGINTDYFRFLRISDSQTLKTQVVVHDVGIFYVARPNSHPKTFSLEFVPINRDFVFDVRFVKEEYDYFLTHVRKHYRVELPKSIEEIFSIVNEFYSEVFKFERERFEKAKENFKGLDTSKIEERFQKIEKVLQNKKYVLIHVGYGGGLMANSLFILLDEETRKQVRNIIKDHKDDEAPLTRRYLVQSENNSYRVISPIGWCALWLEDSQST, via the coding sequence ATGAAGGTGACTCTCAAAACACTGACCCCCCTTCACATAGGAAGCGGTGAAAAATATCCTCCATGCAACCTTGTTGTTCTAAAAGAAGAAGACAACAAAAAAACAGCTGTGAGGCTTAATACAAGAAAATTTCTTGAAGTTTTGAGGAAACGTCCTCAAATCACAAAGGAGCTTTCTAAAACTCTCACTTTGAAGGAAGTAGAAAACGTGGAAGATGGTGTTTTCTATGAAGTAAGCCTCTACTCAGATTTCTCAAGTGGAAAAAGAAATCCGGAGATTCCTGAAGTTGTTCACCATCCCGACGGAAGCGTTTATATCCCAGGAAGTTCGTTGAAGGGCGCTGTAAAACTTGCACTCACCTGGCACGTTTTGAGGAACAACAGGAATCTTCTTGAAGAATTCCGCAAGAGGGTACAGGAAGATATTAAAAATCATAAAAAAAATCATAAAAGAACATTCTACGGGACCAATGAATTTCTGAATGGATTGTTCAGATTCGATCCAAGAGGGATCAACACCGACTACTTCCGCTTTCTCAGAATTTCTGATTCTCAAACACTGAAAACTCAGGTGGTTGTGCACGATGTCGGGATCTTCTACGTAGCTCGTCCCAACAGTCACCCCAAAACTTTCTCTCTGGAGTTTGTTCCTATCAACAGAGATTTCGTCTTTGATGTGAGGTTTGTGAAAGAAGAATACGATTACTTTCTCACACACGTGAGAAAACACTACAGAGTAGAACTTCCCAAAAGTATTGAAGAGATCTTTTCGATCGTGAACGAGTTCTACTCTGAAGTTTTCAAATTCGAAAGAGAACGCTTTGAAAAGGCAAAGGAGAATTTTAAAGGTCTTGACACCAGCAAGATCGAAGAGAGATTCCAAAAGATAGAGAAAGTGCTTCAAAACAAGAAGTACGTACTCATACACGTAGGATACGGAGGAGGACTCATGGCAAATTCGCTCTTCATTCTCCTTGACGAGGAAACAAGAAAACAGGTGAGAAACATTATAAAGGATCATAAAGATGACGAAGCTCCTCTCACGAGGAGATACCTCGTTCAGAGTGAAAACAACAGTTACAGAGTGATATCTCCGATAGGATGGTGCGCGCTGTGGTTGGAAGATTCCCAATCTACGTAG